A region of the Spirochaetota bacterium genome:
ATTGGATGATTCCAATTATTACTTCGAGTGTTGCTTTCTGCCCTTTTATATCAATTGATTCATCAGTTTCAGGATTATAATTAGCAGGTGCATCTATTTTTATTCTTATCTTTATTACATCACTTTCATATGCTTCTGATTGTTCGGTAGCATTATTGTTAGAAGGGTTAAAACCTTTACTTTTTAGAAATTCAGCAACTTTCTTTACTGCATTGTTAATATCTGTGTAGTCATTGGTTGATAACTCAATTGAAGTTTTTATAGATTTACCTTTTATTGTCATAACATCATTTTCATCACTATTCCAATTGAATTCAATATCTGAAGGATTAGAAAAGGTAAAACCTAAAGAAGACATTATTTCCTTTATTAATTCGTCCATTTTTTGAGTTGCAGTTTTAACTCTTTGGTACTGCTGTTCTCCTTTATTAAATGATAAAATTTGATTGACTACTGTTACATTTTTAAAAATTTCTTCTTCTCCTGTACTTAGTTTAATAATGATGTCACTTCCTTTAATAGACCAAGTTCCATCTGAAAAAGGTTTTCCATCGAGGTATGAATAAAATAGTCTTTCTTCTCCTTCTTTTTGAAAACTAATTTGTTGATAATAACCTTTTATAGCTTCCCAATCACCTAAAATTGATTCTTCATTTAAAGATGATTTTTTTGTACATGAATAAAATAGTAAAAAAATTAAAGATGAAATTGCTAGTATTAAAGAAAATAAAACAAATAGCTTATTAAATTTTTTCATTTATTCTCCTTTATAAAATTATTTTTTTATTAAACCTTATTTGAAAAAATAAATCAAGGAAAATATTTAAAAAATTTTACTCTTTATTGAAAATATTTCTTCTATAGTGACAATATGGAACTTCATTAAGTTTTTGATAATAGTCTTGATGATACTCTTCTGCTTCAAAAAATTGAGAAGCTTTTCTTATTTCTGTTGCTACTTTATAGTTATTATTTATTAGTAAATATTTTATTTTTTCTGCAATTTCTCTTTGAAAATCAAATATATAAAATATAGCACTTTTATATTGCTCGCCAATATCAGGTCCTTGGCCATTTTCTTGTGAAAAATTATGTATTTCAAAAAAATATTTTATTAGATCCTCTTCTTTTATTTTAAAAGTATCATAAATTACCATAACAGTTTCAAGATGTCCTGTTATGCCTCTACAAACCTCTTCGTAAGTTGGGTTTATTTTATGGCCCCCCATATAACCAACTCTTGTATAAACAACCCCGTTAAGTTTTTTAAAAAGTTCTTGAACCCCCCAAAAACAACCAGCTGCAAAAAACATTCTATTTAATTTTATCTGATTATTCTCTTTTATACTATTTTGGTAAATAAAATTTAAAGAAACTGAATTTACACAATGCCTAGTATTTTTAGATGTGAAACCTTCTCCATAAAAAATATGGCCAAGATGAGAACCACAATAGGCACATAAAATCTCAGTTCTTCTTCCGTCTGCATCAGGTTGTTTTTTAATAGCTCCTGGTATTTCATCATCAAATGCAGGCCATCCACAACCAGATTTAAATTTATCTTTTGAAGTATAAAGGGGTATTCCACAATTTTTGCATATATAAATTCCCTCATCAAAAAAGTTTTCATAGATTCCACTAAATGGAGCTTCTGTCCACTTTTCAAACAAAACTTTTTTCTCAAAATCTGTAAGATTTTTGTTTATAATTTTTACATTTTGTTTATTATTTATTTTATTGTTATCCATATTAACTCCCATATTTTTGATGTATAAAATTATTTTAATTAAAACAAAAAAAAAGATTAAAATTAAAAGCAGTATGTAATATTTTTTAAATTGTAAAATGTACATATTTAAATAAAATATAATTAAAAAATAAATAATATTCAACTTGTATTTATTTTTTTCATTTTAGTTATATAAATTAGTTATATAGTATCTATAAGTTTTTTAATTATAAATAAACAGGTTATAAAAAAAGAGAAAATGAAGATATAGGGGATTTGTATGCTTAAAGTTGGAGTTGTTGGAGCAGGTCAATTATGTAGAATGTTTGGAGAAGAGATAAAAAATAAGAATTTGAATTTGCTTCTTTATGCTATAGATCCAAATGATAACCCACCTGCTAAAGAATTTCTTTCTCAACATATAAAGGCAGATTATAAGGATTTTGATGAAATTATTAAACTTGGTGAAAAGGTTGATGTTATAACATTTGAAATAGAACTTGCAAATTTTAAAGCTTTAGAACTTCTGGAAAGCCAAAATAAAAAAGTTTATCCTTCATCTTTTGTCCTTAAAAATATCCAAGATAAATTTATACAATATAAATTCTTAAAAGAAAATAGTATTCCTGTCCCAGAATCAATAGAAATAAAATCTAAAGAAGAGCATGATTTTGAAAATGAAATAAAAGATATTATAAAATATTTAGGAATTCCACTTGTATTAAAAGCAAGAAAAGATTCTTATGATGGTAGGGGGAATTTTATTCTAAAAAAAGAAGATGATATTAAAAGATCTTATAAATATTTTGAAAATAAAACAATAATGGCTCAAAAGTATGTAAATTTTATTTTTGAAGTTTCTATTATAGGTTGTAGGTGGTATGATGGTTCTATAACTTTGTTCCCATTATCTTTTAATATACATGGGAAAGATTATAATATATTGGATAAAACTTTTGTCTTAAATGATAATTTGATGGAGAATTTTTGTTATGAAAATTTTATTTATGACTTTTGTAAAATTCTTTCTAAAGAGGAAAGTAAAGAGATAAAATATTTTGATATTAAAAAGGTTAAAGAGAAAGCATATAAAATAGCATATGATGTTATAAAAGCTTTTAATTCTTATGGAGTTTTAACTATTGAAATGATGGTTGAAATTAATGATAATCATAAAAATGATAATATAAATATTTATGTAAATGAGATAGCTCCAAGAGTTCATAATAGTGGACATTACTCTATCGAAGGATGCAATATTTCACAGTTTGAAGCTCATTTAAGAGCAATTACATGGGAAAATAAAAAAGTACCTTTTCTTAAAAAAAATTTTGTATGTATGTTAAATATTTATGGTAGTAAAAATGATTCTGGTAAGTTTAATATTATTTATGAAAATAATGGAGTAGAGAAAATAATAGAAGGGACTTTAAAAGTTGATGATAATATCTTTGTACATAATTATATGAAAACAGAAGTTAGACCATATAGAAAAATAGGTCATATAACTATTTTAAGTTCTCCTAATGAGGATCTTCTAAATTTTTATGAAAGAATTTTAAAAATAAAAGATAAAGTAAAAATAAAAATATTATAAATAAAATATTTGGTGGAATATGAAAATAGAGATAAGGACAGGTTCAGATTCTGATATATCTCATATTAAAGAACTTATTAATCTTCTAAAGTTAGTTGGTGTTGATTTTGATTTAAGGGTACTTTCAGCTCATAGAACACCAGAAAGAATGATAAATGAAGCAAGAAAACTTGAAAAGAAGGGATTTATCTTATCTGTTGCAGTTGCAGGTGGTTCTGCACATCTTCCTGGGATGACAGCATCTGAGACTTTATTGCCAGTTTTAGCCATACCAGTTTTGACAAAAAATTTTAATGGTCTGGATTCTCTTCTTTCAAGTTTACAGATGCCTGAAGGTGTTCCTTTAGGTGTCTTACCTATCAATGATTCTTATTCTACATTTTTATTTATTCTTAAACTTTTAAATTATTTAAGTAGCTATATTCTTTTCGATGGAAATATTTATGAAAAATTAGTTAAAAATCTATTTGTTGAAAAAAGTGATCTTTTTCTAAATATTAGAAAAAATTTAGAAAAATTATCTAAAAAATTTAATTATCTTAAAAAATATAATGTTTCAGAAAAGATAATAATATTAATTGATGATAAGATAAAGAATAAATGTGAAAGTTATTATAAAAAAATTATTCAACAAAAGATTGATCTACAGATTAAGTTAGGAATTGAATTTTTTGTCTATCATTTTGATCCTGATAATATAGAAGATCTCCTCCTTGATATAAAGGAAAATAATGATAAATCATCTATAATTGTTTTTGAATATTTTTCTTATAATCCTTTAATTTGCAAAATTTCAAGTTCGTTGGCTAATTTAGTTGTCCATTCATTTGTATTAGATAAAGAAGAAAATATAGATTTTAATTTGCTTCTAAATATTTTTAATAAAAAAAATAAATTTGATAATGTTACAGAAAATCTATTTCCAAATGTTTTTACAGGAGTTAATAGAATAGAAAACTGTTTTCTTTTTTTACTCAAAATTATTGCTACTAAAAATAGTAAAATAAAAAACTTTCTTAAAAATTATAAAAAAGTGATGAAAAAAAAGGTAGTAAAGATAGATAAAGAAGTAAAGTTAAAAACAAAAATTAATAACTTTTTATTTTTATAGAAAAAAATATTTTATAATTTATAATATTATTGAAATTAAATATTTTATTTTTAATAATTTTATTTTTATTTAAGATTTTTGTATTAATTGTTCTATAAAAAAAATTTTTAGGTTAAACAAAAATGAGAAAAATTTTAAAATTTTTAATATTAAGTCTTTCTATAATATTAATTGTAGCTTTTATATTCTTTTTTCATGAGTTTTTTATTTATATTGGTCAGAAATTATTAATAAAAGAAATAGAACTAAAATCAGAAATTAATCCGTTGGTTATAAAAATTGAGAAGATAGAGAATGGAAATGTATTCTTTATAGCAAAGTTTCTCGATATTGATGGTAATGTTGTATATTTTCTTCAGGATTCTATTGTAGGGCAATATTTATTTGTAGATTTTCTTGTTTATAAAGAAGGTTCTAACTATTTTTTCTTTCCATATCTTGTTTTTTCAGATGTTGTTCCTTCTGATTATGGAAAAGACTTAACTAAAGCATATTTAAAAGATGGATTTCCTGAGATTTATAGAAAAAAAAATATGGATGAATTTTACATCAACAAATTGATCGAAATTTATTCAAAAGCTTTTAATAGGGCAAACTTTAAAGAAGGTTCAAAAAGTTTTGGAAATGCTCTTCATATTATTAAAAAGGTTGAGAGTATTGATTTTTCATCATATATTTACTATATATGTAATATAAAAAAAGGTGGCATAGAAGTTATAACCAAGTAAAAAATCTTAATTAAGATGAATTTTTTAAATATATTTAAATTTCTTGATTTTAAATATTTTGATTTAAGATTATCTGATTATATAAAATTCAGTGGTTTTAATATTAATTTTAAATTTATAATTTTTATAATAATTTTAACTTTTTTTTTGTTTTTATTTGTTTATATCTTTTTTGAATTAAGAATATTTAAAGGTAAAAAAACTTCTATTGATGTAGCTTATATATTTATAAAAAAAACAATAAATTATATTAAAAATTTTTTTGTTTTTATTTTATTTGTTTTTTTTATTACTATTCTTGCATTTTTATTTATTAGAATAAATCAATTTATTGAAAGTATTAATTTTAATAATAATCTTATAAAAGCTATAAAAAATCTTTCATATTCAAGAGTTATATGTGAAATAGAAATATTAAAAATAGATAAATTTAATGAAAATATTGATTTAAAAATAAACTACCTTGATTTTAATAAAGATTTAATAGAATCAAAAGAATTTAATGTTTATGGTAGAGAAGTATTTGTTGATTTTATTGTAGTTGACTTTCAGTTTAAATTAATAGAAAGTGGTGAAAAGAGCAATCTTGCTGTATTAAATAAACTTTATACAAATAAAATTTCTCCAAAAGATGGAATAGATTTAAAAAATTTTTATTTTTATTCAAAGAAACCTGAAGGTATAGAAAATAAAGATTTTGTAAGAATAATAGAATATATCGATAAGATTATAAATGATGAATATTTTGCAAAAAAAGAAGGAGTTAAAGCTTCTTTTGGCTCAAGTTTATCATTTATTCCTAAAAGTGAAGGAGACATTTTTAGAATATATGTAAATAATACGGGAGGAATAGTTTTACAAAAAATAAACTTTTAATTTAAAAATTTTAAGTAACAAATAATTAAATTTAAAATTAAAATTTTAGTTAAGAAATTATTTAAAAATTAAATTTGATTGTCGATAATTAAGTTGAATCTTCCTCCCTATAAAACATAAAGCGGACATGATAGGATAGGTTATTTGATCCCCCAAATAATCTATCCTTTTTTTGTTTTAAAATTTTTCTTTACTATTTTTAATAATCTTATTTATTTTACAAAAATAATTGTATTTCTTTAATTTTATTTGTAAAATATTTAATCCGCTTTTATATTTTTAAATTTTTAAAATTAAAAATTATAAAGTACAAAATTTATTAATAAAAGTTTAGGAGTGATGTATGATAGAGATACCAGATATGAATGAACAAGTTAAAGCAAGATTACAAAAACTTGAAGAATTAATAAAGATTGAGAAGATTGTATATAAAGAGAGATGGGATAAAGAAGATATTATTGCAAATATATTAAAAAAAGAAGAAAATGAAGAAGTTTCATGTGCAGGAAGAATTATAGCAATAAGAGAGTTTGGAAAACTTATATTTGGTCATATAAATGATTATTCAGGAAAAATTCAGTTTGCTTTTGATTTACAGAATATTGGAGAGGATAGATTTGAATTTTTTAAAAAATATGTTGATATAGCTGATTTTATTGGTATTAAAGGAAAAATATTTTACACAAAAACTAAAGAAAAAACTATTCTTGTTAAAGATTTTGTTTTACTTTCTAAAACTTTAAGACCTCTTCCTGAAAAGTGGCATGGTATAACTGATACTGAGATAAAATATAGACAGAGATATCTTGATCTAATAATGAACCAGGATACATGTGATAGGTTTGTTAAAAGAGCTAAAATGATAAAATTATTTAGAGAATATTTGGATAACCATGGTTTTATAGAGGTTGAAACACCTATATTACAAACAAAAAAATCAGGAGCTCTCGCAAAACCCTTTATTACTCATCACAATGCACTTGATATAGATGTTTATTTAAGAATAGCACCTGAAACTTATTTAAAAA
Encoded here:
- a CDS encoding bifunctional methionine sulfoxide reductase B/A protein, which translates into the protein MDNNKINNKQNVKIINKNLTDFEKKVLFEKWTEAPFSGIYENFFDEGIYICKNCGIPLYTSKDKFKSGCGWPAFDDEIPGAIKKQPDADGRRTEILCAYCGSHLGHIFYGEGFTSKNTRHCVNSVSLNFIYQNSIKENNQIKLNRMFFAAGCFWGVQELFKKLNGVVYTRVGYMGGHKINPTYEEVCRGITGHLETVMVIYDTFKIKEEDLIKYFFEIHNFSQENGQGPDIGEQYKSAIFYIFDFQREIAEKIKYLLINNNYKVATEIRKASQFFEAEEYHQDYYQKLNEVPYCHYRRNIFNKE
- a CDS encoding ATP-grasp domain-containing protein, which produces MLKVGVVGAGQLCRMFGEEIKNKNLNLLLYAIDPNDNPPAKEFLSQHIKADYKDFDEIIKLGEKVDVITFEIELANFKALELLESQNKKVYPSSFVLKNIQDKFIQYKFLKENSIPVPESIEIKSKEEHDFENEIKDIIKYLGIPLVLKARKDSYDGRGNFILKKEDDIKRSYKYFENKTIMAQKYVNFIFEVSIIGCRWYDGSITLFPLSFNIHGKDYNILDKTFVLNDNLMENFCYENFIYDFCKILSKEESKEIKYFDIKKVKEKAYKIAYDVIKAFNSYGVLTIEMMVEINDNHKNDNINIYVNEIAPRVHNSGHYSIEGCNISQFEAHLRAITWENKKVPFLKKNFVCMLNIYGSKNDSGKFNIIYENNGVEKIIEGTLKVDDNIFVHNYMKTEVRPYRKIGHITILSSPNEDLLNFYERILKIKDKVKIKIL
- a CDS encoding AIR carboxylase family protein, translated to MKIEIRTGSDSDISHIKELINLLKLVGVDFDLRVLSAHRTPERMINEARKLEKKGFILSVAVAGGSAHLPGMTASETLLPVLAIPVLTKNFNGLDSLLSSLQMPEGVPLGVLPINDSYSTFLFILKLLNYLSSYILFDGNIYEKLVKNLFVEKSDLFLNIRKNLEKLSKKFNYLKKYNVSEKIIILIDDKIKNKCESYYKKIIQQKIDLQIKLGIEFFVYHFDPDNIEDLLLDIKENNDKSSIIVFEYFSYNPLICKISSSLANLVVHSFVLDKEENIDFNLLLNIFNKKNKFDNVTENLFPNVFTGVNRIENCFLFLLKIIATKNSKIKNFLKNYKKVMKKKVVKIDKEVKLKTKINNFLFL